A genome region from Dickeya chrysanthemi NCPPB 402 includes the following:
- a CDS encoding helix-turn-helix transcriptional regulator, producing the protein MSAQSKRMLRIPEICHKTGFSKAWIYKLIAQGRFPHPVKIGSRSVAFIESEIDDWINQRIAESRGEVA; encoded by the coding sequence ATGTCCGCACAATCTAAACGTATGCTACGGATTCCAGAAATATGCCATAAAACTGGCTTTAGCAAAGCATGGATCTACAAACTCATTGCACAAGGCCGCTTCCCGCATCCAGTAAAAATCGGTTCACGTTCCGTCGCGTTTATTGAAAGTGAAATTGATGACTGGATTAATCAGCGTATTGCTGAATCGCGCGGTGAGGTGGCATGA
- a CDS encoding YfcZ/YiiS family protein yields the protein MTNAINKCSAEETAACCCVDVGTVMDNTDCTASYSRVFSSRSEAEQTQQQLTEKARSVESEPCVIDARLSDADGGVKLDMDFTFSCQAETLIFQLGLR from the coding sequence ATGACAAACGCGATTAATAAATGTAGCGCAGAAGAAACCGCCGCCTGTTGCTGTGTGGATGTGGGAACCGTAATGGACAACACCGACTGCACCGCGTCCTATAGTCGTGTGTTTAGCAGCCGTAGTGAAGCGGAACAAACGCAGCAGCAACTGACGGAAAAAGCCCGTTCGGTGGAATCCGAGCCTTGTGTGATCGATGCCCGCCTGTCTGACGCGGATGGTGGGGTGAAACTGGATATGGATTTCACCTTCAGTTGTCAGGCTGAAACCCTGATTTTCCAGCTCGGCTTGCGCTAA
- a CDS encoding tyrosine-type recombinase/integrase: protein MKLNARQVDTAKPKDKPYKLADGGGLYLLVNTNGARYWRLKYRIAGKEKLLALGVYPDVSLADARTLRDKAKKALAAGADPSENKKDEKDARKAQVKNSFKDIALEWLASKAKKWSAGYANENMVLLTNNVFPRLGDRPIAEIKPLELLEILKKIENRGATEQARKVRMRCSEVFRYAIVTGRASYNPAPDLISAMQGHESKHHPFLIAKELPDFFTALSGYSGSTLVVLAARLLILTGLRNGELRGATWQEIDIENALWDIPAERMKMRRPHLVPLSRQALAIVEQIREITGNYPLMFPGRNDPRKTMSEASINQVFKRSGYAGKVTCHGFRHTMSTILHEQGYNTAWIETQLAHVDKNSIRGTYNHAQYLDGRREMLQWYADYMDTLENGENVVHGSFGKRA from the coding sequence ATGAAACTAAATGCACGGCAGGTTGATACCGCCAAACCTAAAGATAAGCCGTATAAATTGGCAGACGGCGGCGGCTTATACCTGCTCGTCAACACCAACGGCGCACGTTATTGGCGTCTAAAGTACCGGATTGCGGGTAAAGAAAAGCTCCTGGCACTGGGGGTATATCCTGATGTCTCGCTTGCCGATGCCAGAACGCTGCGTGATAAGGCGAAAAAGGCTCTCGCTGCTGGCGCTGATCCATCCGAGAATAAAAAGGATGAAAAGGACGCCCGCAAGGCTCAAGTAAAAAATAGCTTCAAGGACATCGCGCTGGAATGGCTCGCCAGCAAAGCCAAAAAGTGGTCGGCCGGGTATGCCAATGAAAATATGGTGCTACTCACTAATAATGTTTTCCCTCGCCTGGGGGATCGCCCGATCGCAGAAATTAAACCGCTGGAGCTATTGGAAATACTCAAAAAAATAGAAAATCGCGGCGCTACTGAGCAAGCCAGAAAGGTGCGGATGCGCTGCTCTGAGGTTTTCCGTTATGCCATTGTCACCGGGCGAGCATCGTATAACCCGGCGCCAGACCTGATAAGCGCTATGCAAGGGCATGAATCGAAACATCACCCTTTCTTAATCGCTAAAGAGCTACCGGATTTCTTTACGGCGCTATCCGGCTACTCTGGTAGCACGCTGGTGGTGTTGGCCGCACGGCTGCTTATCCTGACCGGGTTACGTAACGGTGAATTGCGCGGCGCCACCTGGCAGGAAATAGATATCGAAAATGCGCTATGGGATATCCCCGCAGAACGGATGAAGATGCGCCGCCCTCATCTTGTACCGCTATCACGTCAGGCTCTTGCTATCGTAGAGCAGATAAGAGAGATAACGGGTAACTATCCGCTGATGTTCCCGGGCCGGAATGACCCTCGCAAAACAATGAGTGAAGCCAGCATTAACCAGGTATTTAAACGCAGCGGTTATGCCGGAAAGGTCACATGCCACGGTTTCCGCCACACCATGAGCACCATTCTTCACGAACAGGGCTACAACACGGCATGGATTGAAACCCAGCTTGCTCACGTCGATAAAAACTCAATTCGTGGCACCTATAATCATGCTCAATATCTGGATGGCAGGCGCGAAATGCTCCAGTGGTACGCGGACTATATGGACACGCTGGAGAACGGCGAAAATGTGGTTCACGGCTCGTTTGGGAAACGTGCATAA
- a CDS encoding TOPRIM and DUF927 domain-containing protein, producing the protein MRNIDFIREVTRSAVGRWPDVLALLGIEVPRHPTTLTPCPACGGTDRFQFDNLEGRGTWHCRHCDPEAGDGLALVMNVRQCNAADAARLVADVLGMPAGAPAPDTRQHDTRQSPSADEQARTAEKARRFAARLKKLTAQAQPGESAYLAGKGLTGLSYPLLPDGTLLLTLQDASGTTTAAQTITPDGRKRQVADSAKRGAYHAVNAPAQPDTVIIAEGLATALSVHRMRPEALTLAAIDAGNMVPVAKAMRTRYASARIILAADNDINPDTPNAGKDWAEKAARAVNGQVALPPTDTKADWDDYRQQYGLMAATHAFAASLYSPPADEPDDDKPTHSDPLKPHVQSRRDGVFWVTPKVDKDSGEIINNESWLCSPLAVVGIGRDDKDQYLIMRWRPIGAKTDTTQAIPLADIGEREGWRTLKNGGVNVTTKNSLRAILADWLQRSAARDIWHIAHATGWQCGAYLMPDGEIIGTPDRPVLFSGRSAAAAGYTVSGTAEGWRDTVARLAGGNYAMMTGMAAALAAPLIGLVGADGFGIHFYEQSSAGKTTTASVATSLYGNPELLRLTWYGTALGLANEAAAHNDALMPLDEVGQGADPVSVAQAAYALFNGVGKLQGAKEGGNRELKRWRTVAISTGEMDLETFIASVGRKTRAGQLVRLLNIPLSKTACFHEHANGKQHADALKDACQQYHGAAGRVWIKHLADHPQQAIEAVRAAETRWRSLIPADYGEQVHRVAARFAVMDAALSLGRVITGWDEQTGRDAIQHSFNAWVREFGTGNKEHQQIIEQCEAFLNAHGLSRFAPLPYNPQDLPIRDLAGYRDRGKHDAAPMMFYTFPATFEGEIARGFNVRQFAEILRGAGMLTPPTSGRGYQRKSPRIDGRQINVYVLQYRPEDDPPE; encoded by the coding sequence ATGCGTAATATCGATTTTATCCGTGAAGTGACCCGCTCGGCGGTGGGCCGCTGGCCTGATGTGCTGGCCCTGCTGGGTATTGAGGTTCCCCGCCACCCCACCACGCTCACCCCCTGCCCGGCGTGCGGCGGCACAGACCGTTTCCAGTTCGATAATCTGGAGGGGCGCGGCACCTGGCATTGCCGCCACTGTGACCCGGAAGCCGGTGACGGGCTGGCGCTGGTGATGAACGTTCGCCAGTGTAACGCAGCAGACGCCGCCCGGCTGGTGGCCGACGTGCTGGGAATGCCAGCCGGTGCGCCAGCGCCGGACACGCGCCAGCATGATACCCGGCAATCCCCCTCTGCCGACGAGCAGGCCCGTACCGCAGAAAAAGCCCGGCGCTTTGCCGCCCGGCTGAAAAAACTGACCGCACAGGCACAGCCCGGAGAATCCGCTTATCTGGCCGGAAAGGGCTTGACCGGGTTGTCGTATCCACTGCTGCCCGATGGCACCCTGCTGCTGACGTTACAGGACGCCAGCGGCACCACCACCGCCGCACAGACAATAACCCCCGATGGCCGCAAACGGCAGGTGGCCGACTCGGCGAAACGCGGCGCGTATCACGCGGTGAATGCGCCCGCACAGCCCGATACGGTGATTATCGCCGAAGGGCTGGCGACGGCATTAAGCGTTCACCGGATGCGCCCGGAGGCGCTGACCCTCGCCGCTATCGACGCGGGCAACATGGTGCCGGTGGCAAAGGCCATGCGCACCCGGTATGCCAGCGCTCGTATCATTCTGGCCGCCGATAACGACATCAACCCGGATACGCCGAACGCAGGGAAAGACTGGGCGGAGAAAGCCGCCCGTGCGGTCAACGGCCAGGTGGCGCTGCCTCCCACCGATACCAAGGCCGACTGGGACGATTACCGCCAGCAATACGGGCTGATGGCCGCGACGCACGCGTTTGCCGCCTCACTGTATTCACCGCCAGCGGACGAACCGGACGACGACAAGCCAACGCATAGCGACCCGTTAAAGCCACATGTGCAAAGCCGCCGGGATGGGGTGTTCTGGGTAACCCCCAAAGTGGATAAAGACAGTGGCGAGATTATCAACAATGAAAGCTGGCTGTGCTCCCCGCTGGCAGTGGTGGGCATTGGCCGGGACGACAAAGACCAGTACCTGATAATGCGCTGGCGGCCCATCGGCGCGAAGACCGACACCACACAGGCCATTCCGCTGGCGGATATCGGTGAGCGCGAGGGCTGGCGAACGCTGAAAAACGGCGGCGTGAACGTCACCACCAAAAACAGCCTGCGTGCCATTCTGGCCGACTGGCTCCAGCGCAGTGCCGCACGGGATATCTGGCATATCGCGCACGCGACCGGCTGGCAGTGTGGGGCTTACCTCATGCCGGACGGGGAAATCATCGGCACCCCTGACAGACCGGTACTGTTCAGCGGGCGCAGCGCAGCCGCCGCAGGCTACACCGTCAGCGGCACGGCAGAAGGCTGGCGCGACACCGTGGCCCGCCTTGCCGGGGGCAACTACGCCATGATGACCGGTATGGCGGCGGCGCTGGCAGCACCGTTAATCGGGCTGGTGGGGGCTGACGGATTCGGCATCCATTTCTATGAGCAATCAAGCGCCGGGAAAACCACCACCGCCAGCGTTGCCACCAGCCTGTACGGTAACCCGGAGTTACTGCGCCTGACGTGGTACGGCACCGCGCTGGGGCTGGCGAACGAAGCCGCCGCCCACAACGACGCGCTGATGCCGCTGGATGAAGTCGGTCAGGGTGCTGACCCGGTGAGCGTGGCGCAGGCCGCCTATGCACTGTTTAACGGCGTCGGCAAATTGCAGGGGGCCAAAGAAGGCGGCAACCGGGAGCTCAAGCGCTGGCGCACGGTGGCAATCAGCACCGGCGAAATGGATTTGGAAACGTTCATTGCCAGCGTGGGCAGAAAAACCAGGGCGGGACAACTGGTACGGCTGCTGAATATCCCGTTAAGCAAAACGGCGTGCTTTCATGAACATGCCAACGGCAAACAGCACGCCGACGCACTGAAAGACGCCTGCCAGCAGTACCACGGTGCCGCAGGCCGGGTGTGGATTAAGCACCTTGCCGACCACCCGCAACAGGCTATCGAGGCGGTGAGAGCTGCTGAAACCCGCTGGCGCAGCCTCATTCCTGCCGACTATGGCGAACAGGTTCACCGGGTGGCCGCCCGCTTTGCCGTGATGGACGCGGCGCTGTCACTGGGCCGGGTCATTACCGGCTGGGATGAACAGACGGGCCGGGATGCGATACAGCACAGCTTTAATGCCTGGGTGCGCGAATTCGGCACCGGCAACAAGGAGCACCAGCAGATTATCGAGCAGTGCGAAGCGTTCCTGAACGCCCACGGCCTGAGCCGGTTTGCCCCGCTGCCCTACAACCCGCAAGACCTGCCCATACGTGACCTTGCCGGATACCGGGACAGAGGCAAGCACGATGCCGCCCCGATGATGTTCTACACCTTCCCGGCCACCTTTGAGGGCGAAATCGCCAGGGGGTTTAACGTCAGGCAGTTTGCCGAAATCTTGCGCGGAGCGGGCATGTTGACGCCCCCCACCAGTGGGCGCGGCTATCAACGTAAGTCACCGCGCATTGATGGGCGGCAGATAAACGTTTACGTGCTTCAGTACCGGCCGGAGGACGACCCGCCAGAATAG
- the mqo gene encoding malate dehydrogenase (quinone) produces MKKLLVTTLCLGVIGLAQPVMAQENNTVDVVLIGGGVMSATLGTYLQALEPNWTISMVERLDNVAEESSNGWNNAGTGHSAFMELNYTPEKADGSIDISKAVEISEAFEVSRQFWSYQVSHHVMKDPASFINSVPHMSFVWGDDNVNYLHKRYQALQHSTLFRGMAFSDNPEQIKQWIPLVMEGRDPQQKIAATRMPIGTDVNYGEVTRQLVNGLTQQATFNLKVSSEVRDIKRNPDNTWRVVVADLKNGGKESAINARFVFIGAGGAALQLLQKSGIPEADNYGGFPVGGEFLVTDNPDIVKRHLAKVYGKASVGAPPMSVPHLDTRVFDGKQVLLFGPFATFSSKFLKNGSLWDLISSMNTANFMPMVDVGIDNFDLVKYLVGQLMMSDDDRFAALKEYFPQAKQSDWRLAVAGQRVQVIKKDKELGGVLKLGTEIVSDKDGSIAALLGASPGASTAAPIMLSLLQTVFKDKVATPQWQTKLKEIIPSYGQKLEGNIELTNQIRSYTSSTLKLDYMEVKPE; encoded by the coding sequence ATGAAAAAGCTACTGGTTACCACCTTGTGTCTGGGCGTGATAGGGCTGGCACAGCCTGTCATGGCGCAAGAAAATAACACTGTGGATGTGGTGCTGATTGGCGGCGGCGTCATGAGCGCTACGCTTGGGACGTATTTGCAGGCGCTGGAGCCGAATTGGACCATCAGCATGGTTGAGCGCCTGGACAATGTCGCGGAAGAAAGCTCCAACGGCTGGAATAATGCCGGCACCGGTCACTCTGCATTTATGGAGCTGAACTACACGCCGGAAAAAGCCGACGGTTCGATTGATATCAGCAAAGCCGTTGAAATCAGCGAGGCGTTCGAAGTCTCCCGCCAGTTTTGGTCTTATCAGGTTTCTCATCATGTGATGAAAGACCCGGCATCCTTCATCAACAGTGTGCCGCACATGAGTTTCGTGTGGGGCGACGACAACGTGAATTATCTGCACAAACGCTATCAGGCGTTGCAACACAGCACCTTGTTCCGTGGTATGGCGTTCTCGGATAACCCGGAACAGATCAAACAGTGGATTCCTCTGGTGATGGAAGGGCGTGACCCGCAGCAGAAGATTGCCGCCACCCGTATGCCGATTGGTACCGACGTTAACTACGGCGAGGTCACCCGCCAGTTGGTAAACGGCTTAACGCAACAGGCGACGTTCAACCTGAAAGTGAGCAGCGAAGTGCGCGATATCAAGCGTAACCCGGACAACACCTGGCGTGTCGTTGTGGCTGACCTGAAAAACGGTGGCAAAGAAAGTGCAATCAACGCCAGGTTTGTATTTATCGGCGCAGGTGGCGCCGCACTGCAATTGTTGCAGAAATCCGGTATTCCGGAAGCGGATAACTACGGTGGTTTTCCGGTTGGCGGCGAGTTTCTGGTTACCGATAACCCGGATATCGTAAAACGTCACCTGGCCAAAGTGTACGGTAAAGCCTCGGTGGGGGCGCCGCCAATGTCGGTACCGCATCTGGATACCCGTGTTTTCGATGGCAAGCAGGTGCTGTTGTTCGGCCCGTTTGCGACCTTCTCCAGCAAGTTCCTGAAAAACGGTTCGTTGTGGGATTTGATCTCCTCAATGAACACCGCCAACTTTATGCCGATGGTGGATGTGGGGATCGATAATTTCGATCTGGTGAAATACCTGGTCGGGCAGTTGATGATGAGCGACGACGACCGGTTTGCTGCGCTGAAAGAGTACTTCCCACAGGCGAAACAGTCTGACTGGCGTCTGGCGGTGGCGGGTCAGCGTGTACAGGTCATTAAGAAAGACAAAGAGCTGGGCGGCGTACTGAAACTGGGCACCGAGATCGTCAGCGACAAAGACGGTTCCATTGCCGCATTGTTGGGGGCTTCGCCGGGTGCATCGACAGCGGCGCCGATCATGCTGAGCCTGCTGCAGACGGTGTTCAAAGATAAGGTGGCAACACCGCAATGGCAGACCAAACTCAAGGAGATCATTCCGTCTTACGGCCAGAAGCTGGAAGGCAATATTGAACTCACTAATCAGATCCGCAGTTACACCAGCAGCACGCTAAAACTGGACTATATGGAAGTGAAGCCGGAATAA
- a CDS encoding antA/AntB antirepressor family protein, with the protein MTSKNNDLNGQGLAHPENRQSDISSNGFAELIPVISGRIGERETNIVSAKALHIALDIGKDFSTWITDRIREYGFVIGSDYAVHKVFSPKLGKSPNSKACSPIPTGRPGKDYFLTIDTAKEIAMLERNEQGRAVRRYFIQCEEALHRSTPEVAARFRRQLKARLTAANYFKPMCAALETARSELGKKTLPYHYTTESNMIARLVLGGMTAKGWAQVNGVTGEPRDSMSADQLEHLSYLEQTNITLIELGQDYPQRKAELTRLSQRWMAKRLGVNHA; encoded by the coding sequence ATGACATCAAAAAACAATGACCTTAACGGTCAGGGACTCGCTCACCCTGAAAACCGCCAGAGCGATATTTCCAGTAATGGCTTTGCCGAATTAATCCCGGTGATTTCTGGCCGGATAGGCGAACGCGAAACCAATATTGTGAGCGCGAAAGCGTTACATATCGCACTGGACATTGGCAAAGACTTCTCCACATGGATCACTGACCGGATTAGGGAATATGGTTTTGTCATTGGCAGTGATTACGCCGTCCACAAAGTGTTTTCTCCAAAATTGGGGAAAAGCCCGAATAGCAAGGCTTGTAGCCCTATTCCCACGGGTCGCCCCGGCAAAGATTACTTTCTGACGATCGACACCGCTAAAGAAATAGCGATGCTGGAGCGCAACGAACAGGGCCGCGCCGTTCGTCGTTACTTCATCCAGTGCGAGGAAGCCTTACACCGTAGCACGCCGGAAGTGGCCGCTCGTTTTCGCCGCCAGCTCAAAGCCCGCCTGACCGCCGCAAATTATTTCAAACCGATGTGCGCCGCACTGGAAACCGCCCGTTCGGAGCTGGGCAAGAAAACCCTGCCGTACCACTACACCACCGAAAGCAACATGATCGCCCGTCTGGTACTGGGCGGTATGACGGCAAAAGGCTGGGCGCAGGTCAATGGTGTAACCGGCGAACCCCGCGACAGCATGAGCGCTGACCAACTGGAGCACCTTTCCTACCTTGAGCAGACCAACATCACGCTGATCGAACTGGGGCAAGACTACCCCCAGCGCAAAGCCGAATTAACCCGGCTGTCTCAACGCTGGATGGCAAAACGGCTGGGGGTGAATCATGCGTAA
- the mlaA gene encoding phospholipid-binding lipoprotein MlaA → MNFRLGGVVLASAVLVGCASSKTSAPEQRSDPLEGFNRTMFGFNYNVLDPYIVRPAAVVWRDYMPQPARNGLSNFFGNLAEPATMVNYFVEGKPYQAMIHFNRFFLNTLLGMGGLIDVASMANPKLAKEEPHRFGSTLGYYDVGYGPYLVLPGYGSATLREDGGGVVDTLYPPLSYLTFWMSAGKWAVEGLETRARLLDSDGLLRNSSDPYLMVRDAYFQRHDFLANGGKSVPVANPNAKAIEGSLDEIDSNK, encoded by the coding sequence ATGAATTTTCGTCTGGGTGGTGTGGTTCTGGCGAGCGCGGTGCTTGTCGGCTGTGCCAGCTCTAAAACTTCAGCGCCGGAGCAACGCTCGGATCCGCTGGAAGGGTTCAACCGAACCATGTTCGGGTTCAACTATAACGTGCTGGATCCATATATTGTGCGGCCTGCTGCGGTGGTCTGGCGTGATTACATGCCGCAACCTGCGCGTAATGGGTTGAGTAACTTCTTCGGTAACCTGGCGGAACCTGCCACCATGGTGAACTATTTCGTCGAGGGGAAACCCTATCAGGCGATGATTCACTTCAACCGTTTCTTCCTCAATACCTTGCTGGGTATGGGGGGCCTGATCGATGTGGCATCGATGGCGAATCCCAAACTGGCGAAAGAAGAGCCGCACCGTTTCGGCAGTACGCTCGGGTATTACGATGTGGGTTACGGGCCTTATCTGGTGTTGCCGGGTTATGGTAGTGCGACATTGCGTGAAGACGGGGGAGGCGTGGTGGACACGCTCTACCCGCCATTGAGTTATCTCACCTTCTGGATGTCCGCCGGCAAGTGGGCGGTGGAAGGATTGGAAACCCGCGCCCGTTTGCTGGATTCCGATGGGTTGCTGCGTAACTCGTCCGATCCGTACCTGATGGTGCGTGACGCCTACTTCCAGCGGCATGACTTCCTGGCTAATGGCGGGAAATCCGTTCCCGTGGCTAACCCGAATGCTAAAGCTATTGAGGGGAGTCTGGACGAAATTGATTCGAATAAATAA
- a CDS encoding toxin-antitoxin system HicB family antitoxin — protein MSTIKRDKSPKGAGWSPTFQIRITPELKAQFEAAAANSDMSLGNWLKTLGREELKRLGIEPKG, from the coding sequence GTGTCAACGATAAAGCGCGATAAAAGCCCGAAAGGTGCGGGATGGTCTCCAACGTTCCAGATCCGTATTACGCCTGAACTAAAAGCGCAGTTTGAGGCTGCCGCCGCTAATTCGGATATGAGTTTAGGAAACTGGCTCAAGACGCTGGGGCGTGAGGAATTAAAGCGCCTCGGCATTGAACCCAAAGGCTGA
- a CDS encoding host cell division inhibitor Icd-like protein: protein MADSQSTQTRPKFTWRFLALGMSSNRIIRIVATTEREAREKSPAGCVMVFAGRLPVKAVRHV, encoded by the coding sequence ATGGCTGATTCACAGTCTACCCAAACTCGCCCCAAATTTACATGGCGCTTTCTGGCGCTGGGTATGTCGTCCAATCGCATTATCCGCATTGTTGCCACCACCGAGCGCGAAGCGCGGGAAAAATCCCCTGCTGGCTGTGTCATGGTTTTTGCTGGCCGCCTGCCGGTTAAGGCGGTGCGCCATGTTTGA
- a CDS encoding helix-turn-helix transcriptional regulator has translation MSEKVIREKAACEKVGINRITLRHMWENGQFPAPFSITGSRAIGWREADIDEWIVKQSRAKRRAAVIARRVLEKPEPTFNEALSMVAQPLFEQE, from the coding sequence ATGAGCGAGAAAGTAATACGCGAGAAAGCGGCGTGTGAAAAGGTTGGCATCAACCGGATTACGCTACGGCACATGTGGGAAAACGGCCAATTCCCGGCACCGTTCAGCATCACAGGAAGCCGTGCGATTGGCTGGCGTGAAGCCGATATCGACGAGTGGATTGTTAAACAGTCCAGGGCGAAACGCCGGGCGGCAGTTATCGCCCGTCGAGTTTTGGAAAAACCAGAGCCAACGTTTAATGAAGCGCTAAGTATGGTGGCACAACCTCTTTTTGAGCAGGAATAA
- the fadL gene encoding long-chain fatty acid transporter FadL, with the protein MSQKVLLKKTSLAVALALMASNATAAGFQLNEFSSSGLGRAFSGESAIADNATSGSRNPATMTLFDRPTFSGGATYINPDIDLRGTSSTGRDASADNIAPNAWVPNLHFIMPLNDQWAFGASATTNFGLGTEFSDNFSAGSIAGKTDLKTSNLNLSAAYRLNQHFSVGLGVNAVYADAKFVRNAGEIGPVLGVSSTSEITHMDGKEWGYGWNAGILYELDKNNRFGLSYRSKVDIDFDGSFRNDLPPPRGTSGTTIPAKLTLNLPEMWELSAYHRVAPQWAVHYSLAYTSWSDFQELRATGSNGQQLFQKDENFHDAYRIALGTTYYYDDNWTFRTGIAFDDSPVPADKRTISIPDQDRLWLSAGTTYAFNKDASVDVGVSYMHGQKVTIREPGVAPNLPSYTFNSEGRAWLYGVNFNYSF; encoded by the coding sequence ATGAGCCAGAAAGTCCTGTTAAAGAAAACATCACTTGCTGTGGCGCTGGCGCTCATGGCATCCAATGCAACGGCGGCTGGTTTCCAGTTAAATGAGTTCTCCTCATCCGGCCTGGGCCGCGCCTTCTCAGGCGAAAGCGCCATTGCAGACAACGCCACCTCCGGCAGCCGCAACCCGGCGACCATGACGCTGTTTGATCGCCCGACCTTCTCCGGCGGCGCCACCTATATTAATCCGGACATCGATCTGCGCGGCACCAGCAGCACCGGCCGCGATGCCAGCGCCGATAACATCGCGCCAAACGCCTGGGTGCCTAACCTGCATTTCATCATGCCGCTGAACGATCAGTGGGCATTCGGCGCCTCTGCTACCACCAACTTTGGGCTGGGGACTGAGTTCAGCGACAATTTCAGCGCCGGTTCCATCGCGGGCAAAACCGACCTGAAAACCTCGAACCTGAATCTGAGCGCGGCCTATCGTCTCAACCAGCATTTCAGCGTTGGTCTGGGCGTTAATGCCGTGTACGCCGACGCCAAATTTGTACGTAACGCCGGCGAAATCGGCCCGGTGCTGGGTGTGAGTTCAACGTCTGAGATCACCCACATGGATGGCAAAGAATGGGGTTATGGCTGGAACGCCGGTATTCTGTATGAACTGGATAAAAACAACCGTTTCGGCCTGAGTTACCGCTCTAAAGTCGACATCGATTTTGACGGTTCCTTCAGAAACGATCTGCCACCACCGCGCGGCACCAGCGGCACCACTATCCCCGCTAAGCTGACACTCAACCTGCCGGAAATGTGGGAACTCTCCGCTTACCACCGCGTCGCCCCACAATGGGCGGTTCACTACAGCCTGGCCTACACCAGTTGGAGCGACTTCCAGGAACTGCGCGCTACCGGCAGCAACGGTCAGCAATTGTTCCAGAAAGACGAGAACTTCCACGACGCTTATCGCATCGCGCTGGGCACTACTTACTACTACGACGACAACTGGACGTTCCGCACCGGTATCGCGTTTGACGACAGCCCGGTACCCGCCGACAAACGCACCATCTCCATTCCGGATCAGGATCGTCTCTGGCTGAGCGCCGGCACCACTTACGCCTTCAACAAAGACGCGTCGGTCGATGTAGGCGTGTCTTACATGCACGGCCAGAAAGTGACTATTCGCGAACCGGGCGTAGCCCCTAACCTGCCCTCTTACACCTTTAATTCTGAAGGTCGGGCGTGGCTGTATGGCGTGAACTTCAACTATAGTTTCTAA